A stretch of the Saccharolobus caldissimus genome encodes the following:
- the cedA gene encoding DNA import protein CedA has product MNSAYSPFYILYIAINVSALTYVLGSLFYGLPIPLYGLKKWGPKMMSDAIYAAVWINIYGFIVSFLNQLQNMLGINWDYFYNSLVNLEVQLFYLMTTLKSIYYIVINAQLSAAATLFIPLLQFSAFITDIILLIQFIIDLGIFIQNSYMLLIAIGVLLISLPFRMGKGIGGTLISSSMVFYVGLPYLPIFMQNMTGVYPQVQLQSITINELSTLVETIVGIIPSLIITFIIIPILYISILAGLSIGLGNTIGGTSGRLPFPLDLF; this is encoded by the coding sequence ATGAATTCTGCGTATTCTCCATTTTATATTCTTTACATAGCAATTAACGTTTCTGCATTAACTTATGTTCTGGGCTCATTATTTTATGGACTTCCTATTCCATTGTATGGTTTAAAAAAATGGGGACCAAAGATGATGAGTGATGCAATATATGCTGCAGTTTGGATAAATATATATGGATTTATAGTATCTTTCTTAAATCAATTACAAAATATGTTAGGAATAAATTGGGATTATTTTTATAACTCATTAGTCAACTTAGAGGTTCAGTTATTTTATCTGATGACCACGTTAAAAAGTATATACTACATAGTGATTAACGCTCAATTATCTGCAGCTGCTACGCTATTCATACCCCTTCTTCAATTCTCTGCTTTCATAACAGATATAATACTCTTAATACAGTTTATAATTGATTTGGGTATTTTCATACAGAATTCTTATATGTTATTAATAGCAATAGGAGTACTTTTAATTTCATTACCTTTTAGAATGGGAAAGGGCATAGGCGGTACTCTAATTTCCTCATCAATGGTATTTTATGTAGGCTTACCTTACTTGCCAATTTTCATGCAAAATATGACTGGCGTATATCCACAAGTTCAGTTACAGTCTATTACAATTAATGAGTTAAGCACATTAGTTGAGACAATAGTAGGAATAATCCCTTCATTAATTATTACATTTATAATTATACCTATACTTTACATAAGTATACTTGCTGGGTTATCTATAGGTTTAGGTAACACAATAGGTGGAACTAGCGGAAGACTTCCATTTCCATTAGACTTATTTTAA
- the cedA1 gene encoding DNA import protein CedA1 produces MAGIVEFVQNLDTQVTEVAWSIFILAWAVGWALRGSPIPIFRVKRTGQDLIEDAILAAFWIALGTTVFSLITYIASQVGA; encoded by the coding sequence ATGGCCGGTATAGTTGAGTTTGTACAAAATCTTGATACACAAGTAACTGAGGTAGCATGGAGTATATTTATATTAGCCTGGGCTGTAGGCTGGGCATTAAGAGGTTCACCAATACCCATTTTTAGGGTTAAAAGAACTGGGCAAGATTTGATAGAAGATGCGATTTTAGCAGCATTCTGGATAGCCTTAGGAACTACAGTATTTTCTTTAATAACATATATTGCTTCTCAAGTGGGAGCATGA
- a CDS encoding archease, translating to MKAFEFFDHTADVGIKAYGKTLEEAFSNAALGVFEIITDTSKVEQKEQREIYINSYDLENLLYKWIEELLYYYDTELMLFSRFDIMIDTDNMILEGIAWGERFDEKKHERRTVVKAMTYHQMSIEKIDDMYIITFVVDI from the coding sequence ATGAAAGCTTTTGAGTTCTTTGACCATACAGCAGATGTAGGTATCAAGGCATATGGAAAAACTTTAGAAGAAGCATTTTCTAATGCCGCATTAGGAGTTTTTGAAATAATTACAGATACCTCAAAGGTAGAGCAAAAAGAACAAAGGGAAATTTATATAAATAGCTATGATTTAGAAAACTTATTATATAAATGGATAGAAGAATTGCTTTACTATTATGATACTGAACTGATGCTATTTAGTAGATTTGATATTATGATTGACACAGATAATATGATTTTAGAAGGTATAGCATGGGGAGAAAGATTTGATGAAAAAAAACATGAGCGAAGAACCGTAGTTAAGGCAATGACGTATCACCAAATGTCTATTGAGAAAATTGATGATATGTATATAATTACTTTTGTTGTAGATATTTAG
- a CDS encoding archaemetzincin family Zn-dependent metalloprotease: MIKMKVLLIPLSNFEKSIIDELITHLSSYGFEVDILLERKFLPISAFNWDRLQFDAEKILKFFRNIYDFNYNSIIFIADVDGYVDSYNFIFGLSIERYAIVFTTRLREEFYNRKPNLLIFSERIIKEVTHELGHTLGLRHCNNNSCVMKFSNNIDEVDKKGKYFCEKCRYKINEKISKYLQQK; this comes from the coding sequence GTGATTAAAATGAAAGTTCTTTTGATACCTTTATCAAATTTTGAAAAATCAATAATTGATGAGTTAATTACACACTTATCTAGCTATGGTTTTGAAGTTGATATCTTGTTAGAGAGAAAATTCCTACCTATATCTGCATTTAATTGGGATAGATTACAGTTTGATGCCGAAAAAATTTTAAAATTCTTTAGAAATATATATGATTTCAATTATAATTCAATTATATTTATTGCAGACGTTGATGGATATGTAGATAGCTATAATTTTATATTTGGACTTTCAATAGAAAGATATGCTATAGTATTTACTACCAGATTAAGAGAAGAATTTTATAATAGAAAACCAAATTTACTAATATTTTCTGAGAGAATTATAAAAGAAGTTACACATGAATTAGGACATACCCTAGGATTACGACATTGTAACAATAATTCATGTGTAATGAAGTTTAGTAATAACATAGATGAAGTGGATAAAAAGGGCAAATATTTCTGTGAAAAATGTAGATACAAAATTAACGAGAAAATTTCTAAATATCTACAACAAAAGTAA
- a CDS encoding ABC transporter ATP-binding protein produces MSNYIIEAINLKKVYKSKKVEYVALRGISLKVKKGEFIVIAGPSGSGKTTLLDLLGLLDSPTEGRIIINNRDVTNFDEDKRAIFRRKYIGFVFQSYNLITYLTVLENVELALAAAGVPVWRRREKAEEILSMIPGMLELKNKKPNELSGGQQQRVAIARALVNDPKILLADEPTANLDSKTGEAIVELIKKLNEQRGVTVVMATHDPDMMKYADRIIYIRDGLIEKEVIQNE; encoded by the coding sequence ATGTCAAATTACATAATTGAGGCTATAAATCTGAAAAAAGTCTATAAAAGTAAAAAGGTTGAATATGTTGCACTTAGAGGTATATCATTAAAAGTAAAGAAAGGTGAATTTATAGTTATTGCAGGACCCTCTGGTTCAGGAAAGACTACATTACTTGATTTATTAGGTTTACTTGACTCGCCAACTGAAGGAAGAATAATAATAAATAATCGAGATGTAACAAATTTTGATGAGGATAAAAGAGCTATTTTCAGACGAAAATATATTGGTTTTGTATTTCAATCCTATAATTTAATTACTTATTTAACAGTCTTAGAAAATGTAGAGTTAGCGTTAGCTGCAGCTGGTGTACCAGTTTGGAGAAGGAGAGAAAAAGCTGAAGAAATCCTTTCCATGATTCCTGGAATGTTAGAACTGAAGAACAAGAAGCCCAATGAATTATCTGGAGGACAGCAGCAAAGAGTAGCTATTGCAAGAGCATTAGTAAACGATCCAAAAATATTATTAGCAGATGAGCCAACAGCTAATCTAGATTCGAAAACTGGAGAAGCAATAGTCGAATTGATTAAAAAACTTAACGAACAGAGAGGAGTTACCGTAGTCATGGCTACTCATGACCCTGACATGATGAAATATGCAGATAGGATAATTTATATTAGAGATGGATTAATTGAGAAAGAGGTGATACAAAATGAATAA